The Brassica oleracea var. oleracea cultivar TO1000 chromosome C6, BOL, whole genome shotgun sequence genome includes a region encoding these proteins:
- the LOC106300901 gene encoding uncharacterized protein LOC106300901 isoform X1: protein MEAEDALDLLPASGSSGLKVENNGLESGSGSPEANLLVVNEERMGRDLDLVEEDLTTVGGEISAEQVSHVVAVDEKLRIHKETALDVCCILLLLEANSGVTRPQTVSDQQQPTVHVTFTRLTRASKQKLESLLQQWSEWEAEYTSQAQDQEQPLESGEETYFPALRVGLQKTSSVSFWIDNQTGPKPLEEFVLVESSTTPLYDRKFSLGSNSAGGPISLQGGVEIIDDDPPRCFNCGGYSHSLRECPKPFDRAAVNSARKLQKSKRNQNTGSRLPSRYYQKAQSGKYDGLKPGTLDAETRQLLNLGELDPPPWLNRMREIGYPPGYLAPEDDHMSGITIFGDEMEETQEEIESEDGEILEKATPPEPQMKMTVEFPGINAPLPENADEWLWDAAAAPSHRSSRSNNNRWQQRTGRGHDYRDDDQLGFEPSSYPPRYGSRSDYGYGSKDPRSRSRSPIMERSLTERSKRDYYSSRDSDFMDRDRNKDRNRGWDRDRDWDRDDRNRDRDRGDRDRDWDRDRDRDDRDWSYRLSSRR, encoded by the exons ATGGAAGCTGAGGATGCGCTTGACCTACTACCAGCTTCAGGCAGTTCTGGTTTGAAAGTAGAGAACAATGGCCTTGAATCTGGGAGTGGGTCACCTGAAGCTAATCTTTTAGTTGTTAATGAGGAGCGCATGGGAAGAGATTTAGATCTAGTGGAAGAGGATTTGACAACTGTGGGTGGCGAAATATCAGCAGAGCAGGTTAGTCACGTTGTGGCGGTAGATGAGAAACTGCGTATCCACAAGGAGACCGCTTTGGATGTTTGTTGTATCCTTCTTTTGCTTGAAG CTAATTCGGGTGTTACAAGACCCCAAACAGTGTCTGACCAACAGCAACCTACGGTCCATGTTACTTTTACGCGCTTAACGAG AGCTAGTAAGCAGAAGCTGGAAAGTTTATTACAGCAATGGTCAGAATGGGAGGCAGAATATACTTCACAGGCTCAG GATCAAGAACAGCCATTAGAATCTGGCGAGGAGACGTATTTCCCCGCCTTACGCGTTGGATTGCAGAAGACGTCGTCTGTG TCATTCTGGATCGACAATCAAACTGGTCCTAAGCCGTTGGAAGAATTTGTTCTAGTGGAAAGTAGCACCACTCCTCTTTATGACCGTAAATTTTCACTTGGTTCGAATTCAGCGGGTGGACCAATCAGCTTGCAAGG GGGAGTGGAGATTATTGATGATGATCCTCCACGTTGTTTCAACTGTGGCGGCTATAGTCACTCCTTGAGAGAATGTCCAAAGCCTTTTGACCGAGCAGCAGTTAATAGTGCCCGGAAGCTTCAGAAATCCAAACGAAATCAAAACACTGGGTCTCGTCTACCATCGCGATATTATCAAAAAGCTCAAAGTGGAAAGTACGATGGCTTGAAACCAGGCACGCTTGATGCAGAGACACGCCAGCTTCTGAATCTTGGG GAACTAGACCCACCTCCATGGCTTAACAGAATGCGAGAGATTGGATACCCTCCGGGATACTTAG CTCCAGAAGATGATCATATGTCTGGAATCACTATATTTGGAGATGAGATGGAGGAGACTCAGGAGGAAATAGAGAGTGAAGATGGCGAAATCTTGGAAAAGGCGACCCCACCAGAGCCACAAATGAAGATGACTGTTGAGTTCCCTGGAATTAACGCTCCATTGCCAGAAAACGCAGATGAGTGGCTTTGGGACGCAGCTGCTGCGCCTTCACATAGGAGCAGCAGAAGTAACAACAACCGATGGCAGCAGAGAACAGGCAGAGGACATGATTACAGAGACGATGATCAGCTCGGTTTTGAACCGTCTAGTTATCCTCCAAGGTATGGTAGTAGAAGTGATTACGGGTATGGCTCAAAAGATCCTAGGTCTAGATCAAGAAGCCCAATCATGGAAAGATCGCTAACCGAGAGAAGTAAGAGGGATTATTATTCTTCTCGTGATTCTGATTTCATGGACAGAGACAGAAACAAAGATAGGAACAGAGGATGGGACAGGGATAGAGACTGGGACAGAGACGATAGGAACAGAGACAGAGACAGAGGAGATAGGGATAGAGATTGGGACAGGGATAGGGATAGGGACGATCGTGATTGGTCTTATAGATTAAGCAGCAGAAGATGA
- the LOC106300901 gene encoding uncharacterized protein LOC106300901 isoform X2 yields the protein MEAEDALDLLPASGSSGLKVENNGLESGSGSPEANLLVVNEERMGRDLDLVEEDLTTVGGEISAEQVSHVVAVDEKLRIHKETALDVCSNSGVTRPQTVSDQQQPTVHVTFTRLTRASKQKLESLLQQWSEWEAEYTSQAQDQEQPLESGEETYFPALRVGLQKTSSVSFWIDNQTGPKPLEEFVLVESSTTPLYDRKFSLGSNSAGGPISLQGGVEIIDDDPPRCFNCGGYSHSLRECPKPFDRAAVNSARKLQKSKRNQNTGSRLPSRYYQKAQSGKYDGLKPGTLDAETRQLLNLGELDPPPWLNRMREIGYPPGYLAPEDDHMSGITIFGDEMEETQEEIESEDGEILEKATPPEPQMKMTVEFPGINAPLPENADEWLWDAAAAPSHRSSRSNNNRWQQRTGRGHDYRDDDQLGFEPSSYPPRYGSRSDYGYGSKDPRSRSRSPIMERSLTERSKRDYYSSRDSDFMDRDRNKDRNRGWDRDRDWDRDDRNRDRDRGDRDRDWDRDRDRDDRDWSYRLSSRR from the exons ATGGAAGCTGAGGATGCGCTTGACCTACTACCAGCTTCAGGCAGTTCTGGTTTGAAAGTAGAGAACAATGGCCTTGAATCTGGGAGTGGGTCACCTGAAGCTAATCTTTTAGTTGTTAATGAGGAGCGCATGGGAAGAGATTTAGATCTAGTGGAAGAGGATTTGACAACTGTGGGTGGCGAAATATCAGCAGAGCAGGTTAGTCACGTTGTGGCGGTAGATGAGAAACTGCGTATCCACAAGGAGACCGCTTTGGATGTTTGTT CTAATTCGGGTGTTACAAGACCCCAAACAGTGTCTGACCAACAGCAACCTACGGTCCATGTTACTTTTACGCGCTTAACGAG AGCTAGTAAGCAGAAGCTGGAAAGTTTATTACAGCAATGGTCAGAATGGGAGGCAGAATATACTTCACAGGCTCAG GATCAAGAACAGCCATTAGAATCTGGCGAGGAGACGTATTTCCCCGCCTTACGCGTTGGATTGCAGAAGACGTCGTCTGTG TCATTCTGGATCGACAATCAAACTGGTCCTAAGCCGTTGGAAGAATTTGTTCTAGTGGAAAGTAGCACCACTCCTCTTTATGACCGTAAATTTTCACTTGGTTCGAATTCAGCGGGTGGACCAATCAGCTTGCAAGG GGGAGTGGAGATTATTGATGATGATCCTCCACGTTGTTTCAACTGTGGCGGCTATAGTCACTCCTTGAGAGAATGTCCAAAGCCTTTTGACCGAGCAGCAGTTAATAGTGCCCGGAAGCTTCAGAAATCCAAACGAAATCAAAACACTGGGTCTCGTCTACCATCGCGATATTATCAAAAAGCTCAAAGTGGAAAGTACGATGGCTTGAAACCAGGCACGCTTGATGCAGAGACACGCCAGCTTCTGAATCTTGGG GAACTAGACCCACCTCCATGGCTTAACAGAATGCGAGAGATTGGATACCCTCCGGGATACTTAG CTCCAGAAGATGATCATATGTCTGGAATCACTATATTTGGAGATGAGATGGAGGAGACTCAGGAGGAAATAGAGAGTGAAGATGGCGAAATCTTGGAAAAGGCGACCCCACCAGAGCCACAAATGAAGATGACTGTTGAGTTCCCTGGAATTAACGCTCCATTGCCAGAAAACGCAGATGAGTGGCTTTGGGACGCAGCTGCTGCGCCTTCACATAGGAGCAGCAGAAGTAACAACAACCGATGGCAGCAGAGAACAGGCAGAGGACATGATTACAGAGACGATGATCAGCTCGGTTTTGAACCGTCTAGTTATCCTCCAAGGTATGGTAGTAGAAGTGATTACGGGTATGGCTCAAAAGATCCTAGGTCTAGATCAAGAAGCCCAATCATGGAAAGATCGCTAACCGAGAGAAGTAAGAGGGATTATTATTCTTCTCGTGATTCTGATTTCATGGACAGAGACAGAAACAAAGATAGGAACAGAGGATGGGACAGGGATAGAGACTGGGACAGAGACGATAGGAACAGAGACAGAGACAGAGGAGATAGGGATAGAGATTGGGACAGGGATAGGGATAGGGACGATCGTGATTGGTCTTATAGATTAAGCAGCAGAAGATGA